A single genomic interval of Plantibacter sp. Leaf314 harbors:
- a CDS encoding GH25 family lysozyme, producing MNRFWRRWWPLVVGAAGTLAIGVVCVALIAMGLVRPNAILAASYAVRGVDVSSYQGEIDWDVLAAQRIDFAIMKATEGSGDQDERFAANWAGAQRAAEKTGLLVGAYHFLSFDSPAETQAQNIFDTVPVTAGALPITIDLECYADYCRTPPSAERVAAVLDPLLAALEEHYGQPPIIYATMRYSDAFLAGAYERNPLWIRSVVTPPVLSDGRAWDLWQYTSRERLAGYVGKEEFIDMNVFDGSLEDLRALVRP from the coding sequence ATGAACCGATTCTGGAGACGCTGGTGGCCGCTCGTCGTCGGGGCGGCCGGCACGCTCGCGATCGGCGTGGTCTGCGTGGCACTCATCGCCATGGGGCTCGTGCGGCCGAACGCCATCCTGGCCGCCTCGTACGCGGTGCGAGGGGTCGACGTCTCCTCGTACCAGGGCGAGATCGACTGGGATGTCCTCGCGGCTCAGCGCATCGACTTCGCGATCATGAAGGCGACCGAGGGATCGGGCGATCAGGACGAACGGTTCGCCGCGAACTGGGCGGGCGCGCAGCGGGCGGCCGAGAAGACCGGCCTGCTCGTCGGGGCGTACCACTTCCTGAGCTTCGACAGCCCGGCCGAGACGCAGGCGCAGAACATCTTCGACACCGTCCCCGTCACCGCAGGGGCGCTGCCGATCACCATCGATCTCGAGTGCTACGCCGACTACTGCCGGACGCCTCCGAGTGCTGAGCGGGTCGCGGCCGTCCTCGACCCACTCCTCGCGGCACTCGAGGAGCACTACGGGCAACCGCCGATCATCTACGCGACCATGCGGTACTCCGACGCGTTCCTCGCGGGTGCATACGAGCGGAACCCGCTCTGGATCCGCTCGGTCGTCACGCCACCGGTCCTGTCGGACGGGAGGGCGTGGGACCTCTGGCAGTACACCAGCCGGGAACGCCTGGCCGGTTACGTCGGCAAAGAGGAGTTCATCGACATGAACGTCTTCGACGGGTCCCTGGAAGACCTCCGAGCGCTCGTCCGCCCCTGA
- a CDS encoding MBL fold metallo-hydrolase, which yields MITSSSESQAAAFREGRTPPTEQLDADTVVIAVPTTDPGNPFTLCSVLFGTDGRAIVVDPGTDTPEGREHLLRELRDVGVTTLTGIVVTHLHPDHLGLAGVLREELAAPVLMHRLEDEAAGSTPPGPAELAAALDAWGVPADDTTVRPWSEGAAAPAGHLGDTRADRTLEDGELLALPGRTVRVIHTPGHTTGHLTLRDEDRGYLFTGDHVLPTIFSGLGLGARTAENPVTAYLSSLDRVRGHDGDQVIPGHGFRFTGLAERCDELAAHHLRRADEVRSVLADDPDADVWTIASRIGWSAGWDALTGLLRVSALTQTDWHRARLLQLAG from the coding sequence ATGATCACCTCGTCGAGCGAATCGCAGGCCGCCGCCTTCCGTGAGGGACGGACGCCACCGACGGAACAGCTCGACGCGGACACGGTCGTCATCGCCGTTCCGACCACCGATCCCGGCAACCCCTTCACCCTCTGCTCGGTGCTCTTCGGCACGGACGGCCGCGCGATCGTCGTCGACCCGGGAACCGACACCCCGGAGGGTCGGGAGCATCTCCTCCGTGAGCTCCGCGACGTCGGCGTCACCACCCTCACCGGCATCGTGGTGACCCACCTCCACCCCGACCACCTCGGCCTCGCCGGGGTCCTGCGGGAGGAACTGGCCGCGCCCGTGCTCATGCACCGGCTCGAAGACGAGGCGGCCGGTTCGACGCCGCCCGGCCCGGCCGAGCTGGCCGCGGCCCTGGACGCCTGGGGCGTCCCGGCCGACGACACGACCGTGCGCCCCTGGAGTGAAGGCGCCGCCGCCCCGGCAGGCCACCTCGGCGACACCCGTGCCGATCGGACGCTCGAGGACGGCGAGCTGCTGGCCCTCCCCGGTCGCACGGTCCGCGTCATCCACACGCCCGGGCACACCACGGGGCATCTCACGCTGCGCGACGAGGACCGCGGCTACCTGTTCACCGGCGACCACGTCCTCCCCACGATCTTCTCGGGCCTCGGGCTCGGTGCACGGACCGCCGAGAACCCCGTGACGGCCTATCTGTCCTCGCTCGACCGCGTCCGTGGGCACGACGGCGACCAGGTGATCCCGGGACACGGCTTCCGCTTCACCGGCCTCGCCGAGCGGTGCGACGAATTGGCGGCCCATCACCTGCGTCGTGCGGACGAGGTGCGGTCGGTCCTGGCCGACGACCCCGATGCGGACGTCTGGACCATCGCCTCGCGCATCGGCTGGTCCGCCGGGTGGGACGCGCTGACGGGACTCCTGCGGGTGTCCGCGCTGACCCAGACCGACTGGCATCGGGCCCGCCTCCTGCAGCTCGCCGGCTGA
- a CDS encoding sulfate/molybdate ABC transporter ATP-binding protein, which produces MIPAERGGSPLSLRATVRARDWDVAVELAPGETVAVLGPNGAGKSTLLALLAGLLRPDTGLATLGGRELFRVGEAGRERWLPPHRRGVSLLAQEALLFPHRSVLDNVAYGPLVAGMSRDEARDIARRRLASVEASHLEDRRPAELSGGQAQRVALARALAPDPALLLLDEPMAALDASVAPQLRRMLREQLRGRTTLLVTHEVLDAYTLADRVVVLDAGHIVEQGPTSEVLERPRSAFTADLAGLNLVTGVRTRSGLRLVDGTEVAVGPVVEGEPMPLGAAVACAFRPSRVEVFDADEAPGGGAVRAVITDLEPRGDVVRIRTELLAADVTVPTLASAGWSTGDPVDLVVDPQAAVLYPR; this is translated from the coding sequence ATGATCCCGGCGGAGCGTGGCGGTTCGCCGCTCAGCCTGCGGGCGACCGTGCGCGCCCGCGATTGGGACGTCGCCGTCGAGCTCGCCCCCGGTGAGACCGTCGCCGTGCTCGGACCGAACGGAGCCGGCAAGTCCACGTTGCTCGCCCTCCTCGCGGGTCTCCTGCGGCCGGACACGGGGCTGGCGACGCTCGGCGGTCGTGAACTGTTCCGGGTGGGTGAGGCCGGGCGAGAGCGCTGGCTCCCGCCCCACCGGCGAGGTGTCTCACTGCTCGCGCAGGAGGCGCTCCTCTTCCCGCACCGGTCCGTGCTCGACAACGTCGCCTACGGGCCGCTCGTCGCCGGGATGTCGCGCGACGAGGCGCGCGACATCGCCAGGAGGCGGTTGGCCTCGGTGGAGGCGTCCCACCTCGAGGACCGCCGGCCCGCCGAGCTGTCCGGCGGTCAGGCGCAACGGGTGGCGCTCGCCCGGGCGCTCGCGCCGGATCCCGCCCTGCTCCTCCTCGACGAACCGATGGCCGCGCTCGACGCCTCGGTCGCCCCGCAGCTGCGTCGCATGCTCCGCGAACAGTTGCGCGGACGCACGACCCTCCTCGTGACCCACGAGGTGCTGGACGCGTACACCCTCGCCGATCGGGTCGTCGTGCTCGACGCCGGGCACATCGTCGAGCAGGGGCCGACGTCGGAGGTGTTGGAGCGGCCGCGGAGTGCGTTCACCGCCGACCTCGCCGGCCTGAACCTCGTGACGGGCGTGCGGACGCGGAGCGGGCTCCGGCTGGTCGACGGGACGGAGGTCGCGGTCGGCCCGGTCGTCGAGGGGGAGCCCATGCCGCTCGGGGCCGCCGTCGCCTGCGCGTTCCGCCCGTCGCGGGTGGAGGTGTTCGACGCCGACGAGGCTCCCGGTGGCGGCGCCGTCCGTGCGGTGATCACCGACCTCGAACCGCGCGGTGACGTCGTCCGGATCCGCACGGAACTCCTCGCGGCCGACGTCACGGTGCCGACGCTCGCCTCGGCCGGGTGGTCCACCGGTGATCCCGTGGACCTCGTCGTCGACCCGCAGGCCGCCGTCCTGTATCCGCGGTGA
- a CDS encoding SGNH/GDSL hydrolase family protein — MRSRLLAAAAVLALAAGLTGCAQSDDDGPVVAFYGDSYTLGTGASDPANRWSTVISEERGWREFNPSVNGLGFINHRDRFGDDSGDLPSLIIAERPEIVFVTMGLNDAFSFDRSADRIHEQIGSDLHRLRDALPDARFIVVEPFWYTDERPAAVETIIDWVAEAADEIDADTVPGASHWIEGHPEWMAADGLHPNDDGYAEMARRMDAELERLGL; from the coding sequence ATGAGATCACGACTGCTCGCCGCCGCCGCGGTGCTCGCCCTGGCCGCCGGGCTCACCGGATGCGCCCAGTCCGACGACGACGGCCCGGTTGTCGCCTTCTACGGAGACTCCTACACGCTCGGCACCGGCGCGAGCGACCCGGCGAACCGGTGGTCGACGGTGATCAGCGAAGAACGAGGATGGCGCGAGTTCAACCCGAGCGTGAACGGCCTCGGCTTCATCAACCACCGTGATCGCTTCGGTGACGACAGCGGCGATCTGCCCTCGCTCATCATCGCCGAACGCCCCGAGATCGTCTTCGTGACGATGGGGCTCAACGACGCCTTCAGCTTCGACCGGTCGGCCGATCGGATCCACGAGCAGATCGGCTCCGACCTGCACCGCTTGCGCGACGCACTCCCGGACGCGCGCTTCATCGTCGTCGAGCCCTTCTGGTACACGGACGAGCGCCCGGCGGCGGTCGAGACGATCATCGACTGGGTGGCCGAGGCCGCCGACGAGATCGACGCGGACACCGTTCCCGGAGCGTCGCACTGGATCGAGGGGCACCCGGAGTGGATGGCCGCAGACGGACTCCACCCGAACGACGACGGCTACGCCGAGATGGCGCGCCGCATGGACGCGGAACTCGAACGCCTCGGCCTCTGA
- a CDS encoding M23 family metallopeptidase, whose amino-acid sequence MPRLRPARRRASIAATLAGVIVLSLGLAQPAAAAEYPSWEDVEAARSSETSKQSTIVQIEGLVQELKNAAVLAEAEAVLRADEYEAAQLAVDEASYRAVSLREQAVAATTVAETSKRQAGALVAAWLRSGNVDLSTAAFLDGDEPEALLGRLSTISKLSESTDGTYDRAKTDANTASLLTEQATIAEAALGDLAAAAETALGDAVAARADAETAVADQQEYLATLEAQLIVLKENRAATEADYRKGEEVRAAAAAAAAAAAAAAEAARVAAEAAANAAANAGGGGGGGGGGGASSGAVGGQGWALPISGRITDNYGPRPGRPVPGVNAFHSGTDIGAGCGRAVYAASAGQVVYAGWLGTYGNWVLIDHGGGVMTGYAHNSSILVGEGQSVSAGQNISLVGSTGASSGCHVHFEVRIGGSRVDAVPFMADRGIRLG is encoded by the coding sequence ATGCCACGCCTCCGTCCCGCGCGCCGTCGCGCATCCATCGCCGCGACCCTGGCCGGAGTCATCGTCCTCTCACTGGGACTCGCACAACCGGCCGCTGCTGCGGAGTACCCCAGCTGGGAGGACGTCGAGGCGGCACGGTCGAGCGAGACGTCGAAGCAGTCGACCATCGTCCAGATCGAAGGCCTGGTCCAGGAGCTCAAGAACGCCGCGGTGCTCGCCGAGGCGGAAGCGGTGCTGCGCGCGGACGAGTACGAGGCGGCGCAGCTCGCCGTCGACGAGGCCAGCTACCGTGCCGTGTCGCTCCGCGAGCAGGCCGTCGCCGCGACGACCGTCGCCGAGACCTCCAAGCGGCAGGCGGGTGCGCTCGTCGCCGCGTGGCTGCGGTCCGGGAACGTGGACCTCTCGACCGCGGCGTTCCTGGACGGCGACGAACCCGAGGCGCTCCTCGGCCGACTGAGCACGATCTCCAAGCTCAGTGAGTCGACGGACGGCACCTACGACCGCGCGAAGACGGACGCGAACACGGCCTCCCTCCTCACCGAGCAGGCCACCATCGCCGAAGCCGCGCTCGGCGACCTCGCGGCGGCGGCCGAGACCGCCCTCGGTGACGCGGTCGCGGCCCGAGCGGACGCCGAGACCGCCGTGGCCGATCAGCAGGAGTACCTCGCCACGCTCGAGGCCCAGCTCATCGTCCTCAAGGAGAACCGCGCGGCCACGGAAGCCGACTACCGCAAGGGCGAGGAAGTGCGCGCGGCGGCAGCGGCTGCTGCAGCTGCGGCCGCCGCGGCAGCCGAAGCGGCGAGGGTTGCGGCCGAAGCCGCCGCGAACGCCGCAGCGAACGCCGGTGGCGGCGGCGGTGGTGGCGGCGGTGGCGGTGCCAGTTCAGGTGCGGTCGGCGGTCAGGGCTGGGCGCTGCCGATCTCCGGCAGGATCACCGACAACTACGGACCACGACCGGGGCGACCCGTGCCGGGCGTCAACGCGTTCCACTCCGGGACCGACATCGGAGCCGGGTGCGGTCGCGCGGTCTACGCCGCCAGCGCCGGCCAGGTGGTCTACGCGGGGTGGCTCGGGACCTACGGCAACTGGGTCCTCATCGACCACGGCGGCGGGGTCATGACCGGCTACGCGCACAACAGCAGCATCCTCGTCGGCGAAGGCCAGTCGGTGTCCGCGGGGCAGAACATCTCCCTGGTCGGATCGACGGGTGCCTCCAGCGGCTGCCACGTCCACTTCGAGGTCAGGATCGGCGGCTCCCGCGTCGACGCGGTGCCGTTCATGGCGGACCGCGGAATCCGCCTGGGCTGA
- a CDS encoding ABC transporter permease — MRNQGLGVPRWVVVIAAVGAAFVLLPLVAIVLRVDWADFGALVTSESSVAALGLSLRTSLIATALCVLFGVPLALVLARTRFPGQRLLRSLVLLPLVLPPVVGGIALLYTFGRLGLLGPALADAGLSIAFSTTAVVLAQTFVALPFLVLSLEGAIRTSGARYEAVAATLGARPTTVFRTVTLPLLAPAIVSGAILSFARALGEFGATLTFAGSLQGVTRTLPLEIYLQRETDPDAAVALSLVLVVVAVLVVGVAGARGAVTRRPARGRRPSPRPVVGADR; from the coding sequence ATGAGGAACCAGGGCTTGGGGGTGCCCCGCTGGGTTGTCGTCATCGCGGCGGTCGGAGCGGCGTTCGTGCTGCTCCCGCTCGTCGCGATCGTGCTGCGGGTCGACTGGGCGGACTTCGGCGCCCTCGTGACCTCGGAGTCCTCGGTCGCGGCGCTCGGCCTGAGTCTGCGGACCTCGCTCATCGCGACGGCACTCTGCGTCCTGTTCGGCGTGCCGCTCGCGCTCGTCCTCGCCCGCACGCGGTTCCCGGGCCAGCGGCTCCTGCGGTCGCTCGTCCTCCTCCCGCTCGTGCTTCCCCCGGTCGTCGGCGGCATCGCCCTGCTCTACACCTTCGGTCGGCTCGGTCTGCTCGGCCCGGCGCTCGCCGACGCGGGGCTCAGCATCGCGTTCTCGACGACCGCCGTGGTCCTCGCCCAGACCTTCGTCGCGCTCCCGTTCCTCGTGCTGAGTCTCGAGGGTGCGATCCGCACGAGCGGCGCCCGCTACGAGGCGGTCGCGGCGACGCTCGGTGCGCGGCCGACCACGGTCTTCCGGACGGTCACGCTGCCGCTCCTCGCGCCCGCCATCGTCTCGGGCGCCATCCTCTCGTTCGCGCGTGCGCTCGGCGAATTCGGCGCCACGCTCACCTTCGCGGGGAGTCTGCAGGGCGTGACCCGCACGCTCCCGCTCGAGATCTACCTGCAGCGCGAGACCGATCCGGACGCCGCGGTCGCCCTGTCGCTCGTCCTCGTCGTGGTGGCCGTCCTCGTCGTCGGGGTCGCCGGTGCCCGTGGAGCGGTGACGCGACGTCCGGCCCGTGGGCGGCGACCGTCTCCGCGACCCGTCGTCGGAGCCGATCGATGA
- a CDS encoding DUF427 domain-containing protein, translating into MPDSSRSRRPVPVQPGPGEESVWEYPRPPRVEPRDERVVIRFGGTVIAESTSAVRVLETSHPPVYYVPAADFTPGVLVPVDGTTMCEFKGEAHYLDVRVGDEVAPAAAWTYPDPRSGYAPLFGMIAVYPGRMEACEVDGVRVHAQDGDFYGGWITPGIIGPFKGAPGTMGW; encoded by the coding sequence ATGCCCGACTCCTCTCGCTCCCGCCGACCCGTCCCCGTCCAGCCCGGACCCGGTGAGGAATCCGTCTGGGAGTACCCGCGCCCGCCCCGGGTCGAGCCCCGCGACGAACGTGTCGTCATCCGGTTCGGCGGCACCGTCATCGCGGAGTCGACGTCGGCGGTCCGCGTCCTCGAGACGAGTCACCCGCCCGTGTACTACGTGCCGGCCGCCGATTTCACGCCGGGCGTCCTCGTGCCGGTCGACGGCACGACCATGTGCGAGTTCAAGGGTGAGGCCCATTACCTCGACGTCCGGGTGGGCGACGAGGTCGCGCCCGCGGCCGCCTGGACCTACCCGGACCCGCGCTCGGGCTACGCGCCCCTGTTCGGCATGATCGCCGTCTACCCGGGGCGCATGGAGGCCTGCGAGGTCGACGGCGTCCGGGTGCACGCCCAGGATGGCGACTTCTACGGTGGGTGGATCACGCCGGGGATCATCGGGCCGTTCAAGGGCGCCCCCGGCACCATGGGCTGGTAG
- a CDS encoding molybdopterin-binding protein, producing the protein MPQIRIRDAALFLGVSDDTVRRWIDQGALVSAKDDAGRAVVDGLSLARLARQNAVLPVDPSEIGRSARNRFVGIVTDITMDTVMAQVELQCGPHRVVSLMSSEAVRELGLELGSTAIAVVKATTVLIETPKAQA; encoded by the coding sequence ATGCCGCAGATCCGTATCCGGGACGCCGCCCTGTTCCTCGGGGTCAGCGACGACACCGTCCGCCGCTGGATCGACCAGGGCGCGCTCGTGAGCGCGAAGGACGACGCCGGCCGTGCGGTCGTCGACGGGCTGTCGCTCGCGCGGCTGGCCCGACAGAACGCCGTCCTCCCCGTCGACCCCTCGGAGATCGGACGCTCCGCACGGAACCGCTTCGTCGGCATCGTCACGGACATCACGATGGACACGGTCATGGCGCAGGTGGAACTGCAGTGCGGACCGCACCGCGTCGTGTCGCTCATGAGCAGTGAGGCCGTGCGCGAACTCGGCCTCGAACTCGGCTCCACAGCCATCGCCGTCGTGAAAGCCACGACGGTCCTCATCGAGACCCCGAAGGCGCAGGCATGA
- the coaBC gene encoding bifunctional phosphopantothenoylcysteine decarboxylase/phosphopantothenate--cysteine ligase CoaBC — protein MTTQDAALGAHRRTVVVGITGGIAAYKAVGVVRGFVRAGHDVHVVPTESALRFVGLPTLEAISRNPVTTSLYDGVAEVRHVALGQRADLLVVAPTTANTLAKLAAGLSDDLLGTTILASRAPVLLAPAMHTEMWQHPATTANVALLRSRGVACIGPETGALTGGDEGPGRMSEPEDIVAAGLALLQGRDSAGDLRGDRVVVSAGGTREPLDPVRFLGNRSSGRQGLAVAQAAVARGAEVVLVAAHLDADVAAEAAGVVGLRVVPVGTAAELATAMDEAAKEASVVVMAAAVADYRAAEIAERKIKKDDTGDELILRLVRNPDVLAGLAEAAVSGRLIVGFAAETASDRDELLALGRSKIARKGADLLVLNRVGWTDGFGTPDNEVLVIDREGELVGEASGSKRAVADRLLDLVLARR, from the coding sequence ATGACCACGCAGGACGCAGCACTCGGGGCGCACCGTCGCACCGTCGTCGTCGGCATCACGGGTGGGATCGCGGCCTACAAGGCGGTCGGCGTGGTGCGCGGCTTCGTGCGTGCCGGGCACGACGTCCACGTGGTCCCGACCGAGAGCGCCCTGCGGTTCGTCGGGCTGCCCACCCTCGAGGCGATCAGCCGGAACCCGGTCACCACCTCGCTGTACGACGGCGTCGCCGAGGTCAGGCACGTCGCCCTCGGGCAGCGGGCGGACCTCCTCGTCGTCGCTCCCACGACGGCCAACACCCTGGCGAAGCTCGCGGCCGGGTTGTCCGACGACCTCCTCGGCACCACCATCCTCGCCAGTCGTGCACCCGTGCTTCTCGCCCCGGCGATGCACACCGAGATGTGGCAGCACCCGGCCACGACGGCGAACGTCGCCCTCCTGCGCTCGCGCGGCGTCGCCTGCATCGGACCGGAGACCGGCGCACTCACCGGCGGCGACGAGGGACCGGGGCGGATGAGCGAGCCGGAGGACATCGTTGCGGCGGGACTCGCGCTCCTGCAGGGCCGCGACTCGGCCGGCGACCTGCGCGGCGATCGCGTCGTCGTCTCCGCGGGTGGCACGCGCGAACCGCTCGACCCGGTGCGCTTCCTCGGCAACCGCTCGAGCGGCCGGCAGGGATTGGCCGTCGCGCAGGCGGCCGTCGCCCGCGGCGCCGAGGTCGTGCTCGTCGCGGCGCACCTCGACGCGGACGTCGCGGCCGAGGCTGCCGGTGTCGTGGGACTCAGGGTCGTCCCCGTCGGGACCGCGGCGGAACTCGCCACCGCGATGGACGAAGCGGCGAAGGAGGCGAGCGTCGTGGTGATGGCGGCGGCCGTCGCCGACTACCGGGCCGCCGAGATCGCCGAGCGCAAGATCAAGAAGGACGACACCGGCGACGAACTGATCCTGCGACTCGTGCGCAACCCCGACGTCCTGGCGGGGCTCGCCGAGGCAGCCGTGTCGGGCCGCCTCATCGTCGGCTTCGCAGCCGAGACCGCATCCGACCGCGACGAGCTCCTCGCCCTCGGCCGGTCGAAGATCGCCCGAAAGGGAGCCGACCTCCTCGTCCTCAACCGCGTCGGTTGGACGGACGGCTTCGGCACACCCGACAATGAGGTCCTCGTGATCGACCGGGAGGGCGAGCTCGTCGGTGAGGCGTCCGGCTCGAAGCGCGCCGTCGCCGACCGCCTGCTCGACCTCGTGCTCGCCCGCCGCTGA
- a CDS encoding LysR family transcriptional regulator — translation MALNPVRLRLLEAFDRLGTIRAVGRELDLSPSTVSQQLSVLESETGAALLERRGRTLALTPTGALLVERARALLAQMDAIEVELAEVESEPSGRFRIAGFASVIAPVLIPAARALAQQYPRLEVELIEVEPHESTTAVQRGTCDVVITVDQEDGFLLDPSVHSVPLTTDPLLLIAPLDHPLAGRDMVSFGELQAESWALDAPGTYLGELVPLLCRRSGFEPRVVGRFTSYEVVIDHVAAGLSVAVLPDIAIGSRTDVVRKPISGMSERKIIATARKGSLQRSAVAAALAAIQRATDEAVAR, via the coding sequence ATGGCCCTGAACCCCGTACGACTGCGACTGCTCGAGGCCTTCGACCGCCTCGGCACGATCCGTGCAGTCGGCCGCGAGCTCGACCTGAGCCCCTCGACGGTCTCCCAGCAGCTCTCCGTCCTCGAGTCGGAGACCGGCGCCGCCCTGTTGGAACGACGCGGCCGGACCCTCGCGCTGACACCGACCGGAGCACTGCTCGTGGAACGCGCCAGGGCGCTCCTCGCGCAGATGGACGCCATCGAGGTGGAACTGGCCGAGGTCGAGTCCGAGCCGTCCGGCCGCTTCCGCATCGCCGGCTTCGCGAGCGTCATCGCCCCGGTCCTCATCCCGGCCGCGCGCGCGCTCGCCCAGCAGTACCCGCGACTCGAGGTCGAACTCATCGAAGTCGAACCGCACGAGAGCACCACGGCCGTCCAACGCGGCACCTGCGACGTCGTCATCACGGTCGACCAGGAGGACGGCTTCCTCCTCGACCCCTCGGTGCACAGCGTGCCGCTCACCACGGACCCGCTCCTGCTCATCGCACCGCTCGACCACCCGCTCGCCGGGCGCGACATGGTGTCGTTCGGCGAGCTGCAGGCGGAGTCGTGGGCCCTCGACGCCCCGGGCACCTACCTCGGCGAACTCGTCCCGCTGTTGTGCCGACGCTCGGGCTTCGAACCCCGGGTGGTCGGACGGTTCACGAGCTACGAAGTCGTCATCGACCACGTCGCGGCAGGGCTGTCCGTCGCCGTCCTCCCCGACATCGCGATCGGCTCGCGCACCGACGTCGTCCGCAAGCCGATCTCGGGGATGAGCGAGCGGAAGATCATCGCGACGGCGCGGAAGGGCTCACTGCAGCGTTCCGCCGTCGCCGCAGCGCTCGCAGCCATCCAGCGCGCGACGGACGAGGCCGTCGCGCGCTGA
- a CDS encoding NRDE family protein — MCTVIIDFEPGRPWPIAVLGLRDEQPGRAWDPPGSWWPALGDGVRGIHDREAGGAWLATNLDADGGPRAAVVLNRREDLPMPASGWVSRGVLPLQAVTTGVDGSDGRMARSWNLVELRPDRVEVTSWDGTSLRSVEVPPGLHVVTHEGPDHLDVPRVRRWRPDFVEAPAPTGPLDGATAASWEPWLQTLRSTTRLPADADEAVVRIDDHDGLRLASLSVTALSLGPQGAVLRNARLTEPGRLPDTFVWE, encoded by the coding sequence GTGTGCACCGTCATCATCGACTTCGAGCCGGGGCGCCCGTGGCCGATCGCCGTGCTCGGGCTCCGCGACGAGCAGCCGGGACGCGCCTGGGATCCACCCGGCTCCTGGTGGCCGGCGCTCGGTGACGGGGTCCGCGGCATCCACGACCGGGAGGCGGGTGGTGCCTGGTTGGCGACGAACCTCGACGCCGACGGCGGGCCGCGGGCGGCGGTCGTGCTGAACCGACGCGAGGACCTCCCGATGCCGGCGAGCGGGTGGGTCTCGCGCGGGGTACTCCCCCTGCAGGCCGTGACGACGGGGGTCGACGGCTCCGACGGCCGGATGGCCCGCTCGTGGAACCTCGTCGAGCTCCGCCCCGACCGCGTCGAGGTGACGAGCTGGGACGGCACGTCGCTCCGCTCGGTCGAGGTGCCACCCGGTCTGCACGTCGTGACCCACGAGGGACCCGACCACCTCGACGTCCCCCGGGTGCGCCGGTGGCGGCCCGACTTCGTCGAGGCCCCGGCGCCGACCGGCCCGCTCGACGGCGCCACGGCCGCATCCTGGGAGCCCTGGTTGCAGACGCTGCGATCAACGACGCGCCTGCCGGCCGACGCGGACGAGGCCGTCGTGCGGATCGACGACCACGACGGCCTGCGACTCGCCTCGCTCTCCGTCACCGCCCTGTCCCTCGGCCCGCAGGGAGCGGTGCTGCGGAACGCCAGGCTCACCGAACCGGGCCGACTCCCCGACACCTTCGTCTGGGAGTGA
- the modA gene encoding molybdate ABC transporter substrate-binding protein, with protein sequence MNRTAPRRSTRLLSAVALGIGILLTASACAAPATAPTPSGSATADELSGSITVYAAASLKTTFTTLAADFEQAHPGTSVELTFAGSSDLVTQLTNGAPGDVFASADEKNMSKLVDADLVEGDPVDFATNVLQIAVPPTNPADVQTFADLARPGVKTVVCAPQVPCGAATVAVEEATGVALSPVSEESSVTDVLGKVTSGEADAGLVYVTDVIAAGDAVRGIAFDESSKAVNTYPIAPLAGSANPALAAAFAAFVVSADGQRVLADAGFGAP encoded by the coding sequence ATGAACCGCACCGCACCCCGTCGCTCCACCCGACTGCTCAGCGCCGTGGCCCTCGGCATCGGGATCCTGCTCACCGCATCCGCCTGCGCTGCGCCAGCGACGGCGCCGACACCGAGCGGCTCAGCTACGGCGGACGAGCTCAGCGGCTCCATCACGGTGTACGCCGCGGCGTCCCTCAAGACGACCTTCACGACGCTCGCGGCGGACTTCGAGCAGGCGCACCCCGGCACGAGCGTCGAGCTCACCTTCGCCGGATCGTCCGACCTCGTCACGCAACTCACGAACGGTGCCCCCGGCGACGTGTTCGCCTCGGCGGACGAGAAGAACATGTCGAAGCTGGTCGACGCCGACCTCGTCGAGGGCGACCCGGTCGACTTCGCCACCAACGTCCTGCAGATCGCCGTCCCGCCGACGAACCCCGCCGACGTGCAGACCTTCGCCGACCTCGCCCGCCCCGGCGTCAAGACGGTCGTGTGCGCGCCGCAGGTGCCGTGCGGCGCGGCCACCGTAGCCGTCGAGGAGGCCACGGGTGTCGCGCTGAGCCCGGTCAGTGAGGAGTCGTCGGTCACCGACGTCCTCGGCAAGGTGACCTCGGGGGAGGCCGACGCCGGGTTGGTCTACGTGACCGACGTCATCGCGGCCGGCGACGCGGTGCGCGGCATCGCCTTCGACGAGTCCTCGAAGGCCGTCAACACCTATCCGATCGCGCCGCTCGCCGGCAGCGCGAACCCCGCGCTCGCCGCAGCCTTCGCCGCCTTCGTCGTGAGCGCCGACGGGCAGCGTGTGCTCGCCGACGCCGGCTTCGGCGCGCCGTGA